In the Rhodoferax fermentans genome, CACAACCTCGTCGAATTTGTCAGTGGCTTTCAGCAAGATGGGTAAACGCGTGCTGCAAATTGGCTGCGATCCCAAACACGACTCCACATTCACCCTGACCAAGAAGCTGATGCCCACCGTGATTGACGCGCTGGAAGCCGTCAACTTCCACGCCGAAGAATTGCGCGTTGAGGATTTTGTCTATCGGGGCTACAACGGTGTCATGTGTGTAGAGGCTGGCGGACCACCCGCCGGCACAGGCTGTGGTGGCTACGTGGTGGGGCAAACCGTGAAGCTGCTCAAAGAACATCATCTGCTCGAAGACACCGATGTGGTGATCTTTGACGTCTTGGGTGATGTGGTGTGTGGCGGTTTTGCCGCCCCGCTGCAACACGCTGATCGCGCATTGATCGTGACCGCCAATGACTTCGACTCCATCTTTGCGATGAACCGCATTGTCCAAGCCATTGGTGCCAAGGCCAAGAACTACAACGTCCGGCTCGGTGGTGTGATTGCCAACCGCAGCGATGCCACGGACCAAATTGACAAGTTCAATGCGGTGGTTGGTCTGAAAACCATGGCCCATTTCCCGAACCTGGATGAAATTCGCCGCAGCCGGTTGAACAAATCCACCCTGTTTGAGTTGGAACCCACACCAGCCGTCAAAGCGGTGCAGGATGAGTACATGCGATTGGCTGCTGCCCTCTGGCTGGGTACGGATCCCTTGCCTGCTGTGCCGATGAAAGATCGGGACATTTTTGACCTGTTGGGTTTTGACTGAGGCCACCGCATGAACGAAAACACCTACCAGGAGCGGCGTGGTCAGATTGAAAACTACTTCGATCGAACCGCCGCAGCAGCCTGGGAAAAGTTGACATCGGATGCCCCCC is a window encoding:
- the bchL gene encoding ferredoxin:protochlorophyllide reductase (ATP-dependent) iron-sulfur ATP-binding protein, whose translation is MIETTAVPLSDIRRGGRHLDGEGSMQVQLDPAVKIGTAKVFAVYGKGGIGKSTTSSNLSVAFSKMGKRVLQIGCDPKHDSTFTLTKKLMPTVIDALEAVNFHAEELRVEDFVYRGYNGVMCVEAGGPPAGTGCGGYVVGQTVKLLKEHHLLEDTDVVIFDVLGDVVCGGFAAPLQHADRALIVTANDFDSIFAMNRIVQAIGAKAKNYNVRLGGVIANRSDATDQIDKFNAVVGLKTMAHFPNLDEIRRSRLNKSTLFELEPTPAVKAVQDEYMRLAAALWLGTDPLPAVPMKDRDIFDLLGFD